DNA sequence from the Halorussus limi genome:
ACCTGCTTGGTCTGGATGTGGGTCTGCGGCCGGGTGGTCAGCGACCCCTCGGGCCAGAGCTTCTCCCAGACGTTGCCGATGGGGTGGAAGCTACTGGTGAGGTTCGGGCCGCCGGTGACGAAGAACACCCGCGCGGTGTCTCCGGTCTTCACCTTTCCAGGCCCGTACTTGTTCGGCGTGCAGGCGTACTTCTCGCCGTTCATCACGACGTAGCTCGGTTCCTCGCGCTTCATCGCCTCCACGTCGAAGTTGTGCTGGCCCTGCTCTCCCGGCCGCTTGTCGGTGTATATCTCGTGCTGGCCGAAGTAGAACTCGTGGTCCACCTCGGGTAGGCCCTCCTCGGGTTCGACGAGGATGATGCCGAACATGCCCGCCGAGATGTGCATGTCCATGTTCGGAACCGCGCAGTGGTAGATGTACGCGCCGGGGTAGGTCGCCTTGAACCGGAGATTGGCGGTCTCTCCGGGCGCGGTCATCGTGGCCTCGGCGCCGCCGCCCGGCCCCGCGGCCGCGTGGAAGTCCACGTTGTGGGGCATGTCGTTCTCGGACGGGTTCTCGAAGGTGAGGTCCACGGTGTCGCCCTTCCGGACCCGAATCATCGGGCCGGGAACCTGCCCGTTGTAGGTCATGTAGTTGAACGTGACCCCGTCCTCGATTTCGGCCGTGACCTC
Encoded proteins:
- the nirK gene encoding copper-containing nitrite reductase; translation: MLATNRRTVLQGIGLGGAATLAGCSTRSAPKTTQTQKAMNKQKQKTVQRVAADPTDVPDPISRSEPKTVDVTLRPEEVTAEIEDGVTFNYMTYNGQVPGPMIRVRKGDTVDLTFENPSENDMPHNVDFHAAAGPGGGAEATMTAPGETANLRFKATYPGAYIYHCAVPNMDMHISAGMFGIILVEPEEGLPEVDHEFYFGQHEIYTDKRPGEQGQHNFDVEAMKREEPSYVVMNGEKYACTPNKYGPGKVKTGDTARVFFVTGGPNLTSSFHPIGNVWEKLWPEGSLTTRPQTHIQTKQVAPGSTTVATMGFPVPGNFKLVDHSLSRVTRKGCMAIVQADGKERPDIFDPEPKK